A genomic stretch from Sulfurihydrogenibium azorense Az-Fu1 includes:
- a CDS encoding ABC transporter ATP-binding protein, which produces MSSVLLENVKKVYRNGQEEVWALKGISLKIEKGQMVAVMGPSGSGKSTLLHIIGGIDYPTEGKVVINGLQIDSLNDKQLSKFRSENIGFVFQFHYLLPEFTALENVMIPIQIKGEKNPKEKASDILKKFNLQHRLNHKPSQMSGGEQQRVAIARAVANDPSLLIADEPTGNLDSQNAKNVIMLFKHLNESKGMTIIIATHDIEIAKYCKYIYYMRDGMLVDIEKV; this is translated from the coding sequence ATGAGTAGTGTTTTACTTGAAAATGTAAAAAAAGTTTACAGAAACGGTCAAGAAGAGGTATGGGCTTTAAAAGGAATAAGTCTTAAAATTGAAAAAGGTCAGATGGTAGCAGTGATGGGACCTTCTGGGTCAGGTAAAAGTACGCTATTACATATTATAGGAGGAATAGATTACCCCACAGAAGGAAAAGTAGTTATAAATGGACTACAGATAGACAGTCTAAATGATAAGCAACTTTCAAAATTTAGAAGTGAAAATATAGGTTTTGTTTTTCAATTCCATTATTTACTTCCTGAGTTTACAGCCTTAGAAAATGTTATGATACCTATCCAGATAAAAGGAGAAAAAAATCCAAAAGAAAAAGCTAGTGATATATTAAAAAAATTCAACTTACAACACAGACTAAACCACAAACCATCTCAGATGTCAGGAGGAGAACAGCAAAGGGTAGCTATAGCAAGGGCTGTAGCAAACGACCCTTCTCTTCTTATAGCTGATGAGCCTACAGGAAACTTAGACTCTCAAAATGCTAAAAATGTTATAATGTTGTTTAAGCACCTAAACGAAAGTAAGGGGATGACTATTATCATCGCAACTCATGATATTGAAATTGCAAAATACTGTAAGTATATTTACTATATGAGAGATGGTATGTTAGTAGATATTGAAAAAGTTTAA
- a CDS encoding lipoprotein-releasing ABC transporter permease subunit produces the protein MKLPLYLKISLRYLLSIKSNLLSFMTVVSIVGVMLGVAALIVTLSVMNGFMFGLKSKLLQTTPHIMILKADEKFDDYNQLIQKIKQNPQVLDYQPFIYTQGILSKDSKVSAVYVRGVDPEKDKNFLALDKRIILGNYDLSDECVIIGKDLAIMLGITVGDQVNLMSPVGRKTPLGFLPKIKPVKVCGIADLGIYEYNASFVATNLSFAQNFFDMGDSITAIQLKLKDPFKAEAVKSDIEKVLEFPYIVKSWMDMNKSLFQALELEKFAMFLVITLIVVVASFNIASLISTKSREKRKEIAILRTLGADRSFITKIFLFQGILIGVVGSILGTALGLLIVYLGDTYHLIKLNPEVYLIEYLPLRISLLEVLVIFLSSMVICFVSSVFPAVNASKESPAEVLRYE, from the coding sequence ATGAAACTCCCCCTTTACCTTAAAATATCTTTAAGATACCTTTTATCTATCAAATCAAATCTACTTTCTTTTATGACTGTTGTATCTATCGTGGGTGTAATGTTGGGAGTTGCAGCTTTAATAGTAACTCTTTCAGTAATGAATGGATTTATGTTTGGTCTAAAATCAAAGCTACTACAAACAACTCCTCACATAATGATTTTAAAAGCAGATGAAAAGTTTGACGATTACAATCAATTAATACAAAAAATAAAACAAAACCCTCAGGTGTTAGACTACCAACCTTTTATTTACACTCAAGGAATTTTATCAAAGGACTCGAAAGTTTCGGCTGTGTATGTAAGAGGTGTTGACCCTGAAAAAGATAAGAACTTTTTAGCCCTTGACAAAAGAATTATACTTGGAAATTACGACCTTTCTGATGAATGTGTAATCATAGGAAAGGACCTTGCAATCATGTTGGGAATTACAGTAGGAGACCAAGTAAACTTAATGTCTCCTGTAGGAAGAAAAACACCCCTTGGCTTTTTACCAAAGATAAAACCTGTTAAAGTCTGTGGAATAGCAGATTTAGGAATATACGAGTATAATGCATCTTTCGTAGCAACAAACCTATCTTTTGCTCAAAACTTTTTTGATATGGGAGATAGTATAACAGCTATACAACTTAAACTAAAAGACCCTTTTAAAGCAGAAGCTGTAAAATCAGATATAGAAAAAGTCTTAGAATTTCCTTACATAGTCAAATCTTGGATGGATATGAATAAAAGTCTCTTCCAAGCACTTGAACTTGAAAAGTTTGCCATGTTTTTAGTCATTACATTGATAGTTGTAGTTGCATCTTTCAACATAGCCAGTTTAATCTCAACTAAAAGTAGAGAAAAAAGAAAAGAGATAGCTATACTCAGAACATTAGGTGCTGATAGAAGTTTTATAACAAAGATATTTTTATTTCAAGGAATTTTAATAGGAGTTGTTGGGTCTATACTTGGAACTGCCTTAGGCTTGTTGATAGTTTACCTTGGAGATACTTACCACTTAATTAAATTAAACCCAGAAGTTTACCTTATAGAGTATCTACCTTTAAGAATATCATTATTAGAAGTATTAGTAATATTTTTATCATCTATGGTTATATGTTTTGTATCCTCTGTATTTCCTGCTGTAAACGCATCAAAAGAGTCTCCTGCAGAGGTCTTACGTTATGAGTAG